One genomic window of Notamacropus eugenii isolate mMacEug1 chromosome 6, mMacEug1.pri_v2, whole genome shotgun sequence includes the following:
- the CSRP3 gene encoding cysteine and glycine-rich protein 3, which yields MPNWGGGASCGACGKTVYHAEEIQCNGRSFHKTCFHCMACRKSLDSTTVAAHESEIYCKSCYGRKYGPKGIGFGQGAGCLSTDTGEHLGLHFQQSPKTARSTTSNPSKFTPKFGEVEKCPRCGKSVYAAERIMGGGKPWHKTCFRCAICGKSLESTNVTDKDGELYCKVCYAKNFGPTGIGFGGHTKQVERKE from the exons ATGCCAAACTGGGGTGGAGGAGCAAGCTGTGGGGCTTGTGGAAAAACAGTCTATCATGCGGAGGAAATCCAGTGCAATGGGAGAAGTTTCCACAAGACTTGCTTCCACTGCA TGGCTTGCAGGAAATCTCTGGATAGTACAACAGTAGCAGCTCATGAATCTGAGATCTATTGTAAATCATGTTATGGGAGGAAATATGGCCCAAAAGGAATTGGATTTGGACAAGGTGCCGGCTGCCTTAGTACTGATACCGGTGAACATCTTGGATTGCATTTCCAACA GTCCCCAAAGACAGCTCGGTCAACTACCAGCAACCCTTCCAAATTTACCCCCAAGTTCGGTGAGGTGGAGAAATGCCCTCGCTGTGGGAAATCAGTCTATGCTGCTGAAAGGATAATGGGTGGTGGCAAA CCATGGCACAAGACTTGTTTCCGCTGCGCCATCTGTGGGAAAAGCTTAGAATCCACAAATGTCACTGACAAAGATGGAGAACTTTACTGCAAAg TTTGCTATGCCAAAAATTTTGGCCCCACAGGGATTGGGTTTGGAGGTCACACAAAACAAGTGGAGAGGAAAGAGTGA